The following coding sequences are from one Ficedula albicollis isolate OC2 chromosome 17, FicAlb1.5, whole genome shotgun sequence window:
- the CYSRT1 gene encoding cysteine-rich tail protein 1 — protein sequence MDRGVTVENPYASVNIPREQFQQSFITRYLRDEPTVITNPAAVPSYGTEEQTDLANGWSSPTVSTDKSWSRPYNPYASLRMPHGDSSASFYTVTLDKPPKGQEQGAGRRCGCCRCCSCCPKCCCVIS from the coding sequence ATGGATCGTGGCGTCACTGTGGAGAACCCCTACGCCAGTGTCAACATCCCACGGGAGCAGTTCCAGCAAAGCTTCATCACTCGCTACCTGAGAGATGAGCCCACCGTCATCACCAACCCCGCAGCCGTGCCCTCCTACGGCACAGAGGAGCAGACTGACCTTGCTaatggctggagcagccccaccGTCTCCACAGACAAGTCCTGGTCCCGTCCCTACAACCCCTACGCCAGCCTGAGGATGCCCCATGGGGACTCATCTGCCTCCTTCTACACTGTGACCCTGGACAAGCCACCCaagggccaggagcagggggctggcaggcggtgtggctgctgcaggtgctgctcctgctgcccaaagTGCTGCTGTGTCATCTCCTAA
- the LRRC26 gene encoding leucine-rich repeat-containing protein 26 has product PLLSLAHNRLELIHGRALLGLGALRELDLSHNRLALLTPETFLPLSSLAKLNLGSNRLGELEPGVPGALPQLQALLLQDNPWVCSCSILPLWRWLSRNREKVREKSLLLCRVPEQLNKYPIMAFGDESFRQCQDTLLSPEHYISFFIIGPFSFIASIFFCTFLGSLVVFCHSLRRESHCWRRPRVCRVH; this is encoded by the exons cccctgctcagcctggcgCACAACCGCCTGGAGCTGATCCACGGCCGGGCGCTGCTGGGGCTCGGGGCGCTGCGGGAGCTGGACCTCAGCCACAACCGCCTCGCCCTGCTGACCCCCGAGAccttcctgcccctctccagcctggccaagCTCAACCTGGGCAGCaacaggctgggggagctggagcCCGGCGTGCCGGGcgccctgccccagctccaggcgcttctcctgcaggacaacccctgggtgtgcagctgcagcatcctgccccTCTGGCGCTGGCTCAGCCGCAACAGGGAAAAAGTACGAG agAAGAGTTTGCTCCTCTGCAGAGTTCCGGAGCAGCTGAACAAGTATCCCATCATGGCCTTTGGGGACGAGTCCttcaggcagtgccaggacaccCTGCTGTCCCCCGAGCACTACATCTCCTTCTTCATCATTGGACCCTTCTCCTTCATCGCCAGCATCTTCTTCTGCACCTTCCTGGGCTCCCTGGTGGTGTTCTGCCACAGCCTGCGCCGGGAGTCCCACTGCTGGAGGAGACCCCGCGTCTGCAGGGTGCACTGA
- the RNF224 gene encoding LOW QUALITY PROTEIN: RING finger protein 224 (The sequence of the model RefSeq protein was modified relative to this genomic sequence to represent the inferred CDS: deleted 1 base in 1 codon): protein LRRRQGSTVSLQSCTEPCQSPRAGKPPPREGVGSVHLLVGRFGCWQPCVHGEEDIIITRGSGEEPGTSLQLAQGPTSPEVLVTRSPGLDFPAADPIAPVTERTATAPRDSTALLPPALRPWEASQDSMSQAGGSPRAEDSGPCAGAHSRTPSRGSQRVECIVCYSSYDWACGSSYALGVRLPRRLYCGHTFCQACLKRLDAVSNEQRWIPCPQCRQNTPTPRGGVTMLDLDLAAFLKPGPAIREVPWALSAFPGACGSAARTVVLSIPQAGAGPGTGAVGHIQHLESSTSIPDAFSPAGLHVLVVFVGNPGPGAGPACGGWGRSDLPCWIAVPFA from the exons CTACGCCGGAGACAGGGCAGCACCGTGAGCCTGCaatcctgcacagagccctgccagtCTCCTCGTGCTGGGAAACCTCCACCCCGGGAAGGTGTGGGCAGTGTCCACCTGCTCGTGGGTAGGTTTGGATGCTGGCAGCCCTGTGTGCATGGAGAGGAGGACATCATCATCACCCGTGGCAGTGGAGAGGAGCCAGGGACAAGCCTCCAGCTGGCACAAGGACCCACCTCCCCAGAA GTGCTTGTAACCCGATCTCCTGGGCTTGActtccctgcagcagatccAATAGCACCTGTCACTGAAAG GACTGCCACAGCCCCCCGGGACAGCACCGCCCTTCTGCCACCAGCCCTGAGGCCCTGGGAAGCATCTCAGGACAG CATGTCCCAGGCCGGCGGCAGCCCCCGGGCGGAGGATTCGGGGCCGTGCGCCGGGGCGCACTCGCGCACCCCGAGCCGGGGCAGCCAGCGCGTCGAGTGCATCGTCTGCTACTCCTCCTACGAC TGGGCGTGCGGCTCCTCCTACGCCCTGGGCGTGCGGCTGCCGCGGCGCCTCTACTGCGGCCACACCTTCTGCCAGGCGTGCCTGAAGCGCCTGGACGCCGTCAGCAACGAGCAGCGCTGGATCCCGTGCCCGCAGTGCCGCCAGAACACTCCCACGCCCCGCGGCGGGGTCACCATGCTGGACCTCGACCTGGCCGCCTtcctg AAACCCGGGCCAGCCATCAGAGAGGTTCCCTGGGCCCTGAGCGCGTTCCCCGGTGCGTGTGGCTCTGCAGCAAGGACCGTGGTGCTGAGCATcccccaggcaggggcagggcctggcacaggtgccgTGGGGCACATCCAGCACCTCGAAAGCTCCACGTCTATTCCAGACGCGTTtagtcctgctgggctgcacgTCCTGGTCGTGTTTGTCGGCAATCCTGGCCCGGGGGCGGGCCCTGCCTGCGGCGGGTGGGGGAGAAGTGACCTGCCCTGCTGGATTGCTGTGCCATTTGCATGA